The following DNA comes from Gambusia affinis linkage group LG21, SWU_Gaff_1.0, whole genome shotgun sequence.
CGATGAGCTGCAGATCAAGGAAAGTCTGGATGGGTTCTGTTGTGGTGGAGAACCTTTGATTACCCTAACCCAGATCACCGACCCAACATCTCCTACTGGTTGGACCTGATGGGTCCCATTAGTTGAGGTTTGCCGTATCCTTTAAGTCAAGTCTCTGCTGGATTTCAGGAGCTGCATAGATAAGTCTTTTTAGTTgttaatttttctcatttttcagttgttcattgtgttttggtttgtttttctgcaactcTTTGAAGTTTTTTTGATCTTCTGactattttcatttcttctatCAAGAACCAGAAATGCTCGTGGTTCTTGATAGAAGAACCAGGAACCACTCCAGGTGGATCATCGGCACATTCTGCTATACTTTAATCTACAGTCAACATGcagtggaccagaaccaccaaATACATCTTAAACCTCTAACTACTGCAGCAGAAGAGCTGTCTAGAATCACTGGAGGAACCTTGCCTCAAAACCTGAGTGTTGGACCCGAACACCAAGGAGCCTCAGAACCTCCTAGAGGCACCACTGGACTACAGCCAATCCATCAGAACTACACAGATTATATCCCAGAATTCAAGTTTACATTATCGGATCCATCTTAGATCCAAGGTTGGACCCTTAGAGAACTTAAAATCAACCATCTAAACCCTGTATGACCCAGTAGAACCTCAGAGAACAACTGGGAACATCAGAACCATGTAGAACGACACCAGAACCTCTACCTGAAACAGTAATGGACCCTTCAGAACCAGGAACGAACTGGGTATCTCCATCTGATGAGTTGGTACCGATCAGAGATCAGGGAGGCCCTTTCGGACAGGTGAGTCCTGGTCAGGTGAGCCATAACTAGCTCCAAGCTAACACACCCATCTGTCAGAGGACCAGAGTCGGCTAACAGTAGCCGGCTTTGGGAGACCGGTGGGCAGCCTCCCACACCGCATCAGCCTGTTAAGCCTGCCTGGATGTCTGGACTCAAGCTGCTAATGACAGTCGGTGTAGCCGTTAGCAGGTAGCCTCCCCGTTCACTTCatcgttagcattagcattagctcctCGGCTGTCTGTCGCGCGGTGCAGGCTACTGACAGCAGGGCAGGGAGCGCGGACAGCCGGCTTTGGCCCCCGGTTCGGGGCGAGTTAGCGGCGGAAGGAGGACCGAGAGAGGCTGCTTACTGATTTGACGCGGTTCTCCTTTTCCTCTCCAGTTTTCAGTCAACTTAGAGCGACGTAATCAGCACCGAACTTCTGCGACAGAAAACATCTGCTTCTGGTGTCTGCCGTACAGAGCTGCTTCGTGGAAACATTCCCGTGAGCTGTAGAAGGAAAAACACGCAGTTTGGACGTAGATAATCAGTGAGAAATCAAACTTGAAGTGGTCGCACCGTCATGGAGGCCATGTTTGGGAGCGACCGAAGCACCGCCTGTCAGCCCCAGCAGGAGAAGTAGATCCCAGAAAAACTGTCCTACAGCTCCACCAGGTGGCCGCTCCGTCCTGGAACCAGCGTCGGGAAAAGGGCAGCCTTCCACCAGACTGTGGCCCAGCAGAGTCTCCGTGTGGCCCAGCTCTCTATTGTAACCGcctggtttgtttgtgttgtgtaaaaagtgtgtgtgtgtgtgtgtgtgtgtgtgtgtgtgtgtgtgtgtgtgtgtgtgtgtgtgtgtgtgtgtgtgtatgtgtgaccCCGCGGAGGGATCTGTTGGGGGGCTGCTCCTGTTATGCGGCTGCTGTCATCAGACCAGGGAAACCTGGACCGGATCGGAAGCGGGGGGATCAGGACTGCAGTTGCACGTGCAGTAAACACAACACCGGAAGTTGACAGATCCGTCCAGAAGGAACGTTCTAGATCTTTCGGTTCAGTTCTAGTTTCAAAAAGATTCCTCCAGGAGAACTTGATGAACTCTGTAGAACCCGCTCAGTTGATGGTACATGAGCAAAACCAACAGTCAGACGGGGTCAAAAACATCCATCTTTGTGCAGAACCCATCCAGTGATCCGAACCACCGAATCCAAGATTTTGGACTTTGAACGTCTATGGTTCTGCAGAATCAGTACTGTGAGAACTACCTGTCCAGCTCCAGAACCAGGGAGTGACTGGGTTCAGGTCCGGTACTGATGGCTGGATATGGACCTGCTAGCTAGATGTTGAACCAGGCAGTTTtattaacacattttcagcaacaaggaaatcAGTTTCACCAGATTAGAcggaaaataaaacagttgcAAAGTAGGGTGGCAGGTTGAAAGACTACTAACTAGGTAACGACCAGCCCTAGCCTGGTTGTTATCTGGATAGTACCCAGGTAATAAGCGGGTACTAATGATCTGGTTTAATCATCATTTAACCAGGGTATGATTACTTCTGGATCAGTGGTTAGTTCCCTTCACCAgtgaaacaaatattaaaaactgccTCTGATTTTTACTTTGGTAATCTCTACTTATCTTTCCTGATTATTTCTACAGTCATCTTTATTAATTATCTACCGGTAAAACCAAACAACTGATGATCCAGATTCCGATCCATCTCTGGTTTTATTCAATTCCAACATGTCATCATAATTAAGTTACAAACATCAACAGTGAGTCTTTAAAGTACAGCAGAAAGACCAGGAGGAGGTCTATGGGTCCAGATGAACTCCACACCACCATCCGTCACTCTAAAGGAGCTGACCCTGGAACCCCTGGTGCCGGTCCAGGAGGAGCAGTTGACGGTGAAGACCTGCCGGTTCCTCTGCTCTCCGCTCCCTTCGTTTCCAGTTGCTGGGTTATGTTCAGCTTCCTGTCTGGAGCACACCAGCCGGTGGGTCACCAGACGCTGCCAGGCACGGCAGAGATGGGACCGGTCCACCTCTGAGGAGAAGGGTGGTCCACTGGTACTCCTCCTGATGGGGTGGCAGGTTGCAAAGATAGTGATTCTGTAGTCCCTGAGGAGGAACCACAGAACAGGACATCAGCTGTTGATCCACAGCTGTCAGAACCACATGATGGACCAATGCAACCTTAAACTTTAAGGCTTGGACACCCTCCCCAAAAACAGAGAACTGTGTGGTTTTACTGGAGCTGATGAGATGGAGTGGTTCCTGGTCTGGAGAACATCTGGATCTGGTTTCTTGATCCAGTACTGAACATTGGCTCCTCGGGTCATGGACTGAGCTCCAGAACCATGAACCTGGGCCACATCACAGGACAGGGTCACTGATCAGAGTTTCTGATCAAGGTTGCTACTGATGTACTGCAATGGACtggactactggatttgaacgGGTCAGTCCTGCTAaagaccaaatgaaccagagGACTGCTCTCTGGTCAGAACATCTCCTGAGAATAACTTTCTGTCTGACATCTCAGTTCTTGCAGAATTTGTTCAGGCCTTTTAAAGGACACGAGAACTTTCTATATATCCAGTTGGACCTGGTGAAGAACCTTCCACCTGAGCAtcttttttagatttctttggctctagtggcctttatctGACAATGAATTGACAGGACCGTcagtaatgagagagggggacAACCTGCAGCAAAGGTAAACAGGCCAGGACTCGAACCTGTGTCGTCCATGTCGAAGACTAAGGCCTCTGTATGTGGGCTATGCTTCACCTCTGCACCGCCAAGCCCTCCACCCCCACCCACTAGAACCTCCTAATGACCCAGAACTGAATCAAACCCCCCACCCTAAGTGTACAAGCTCAGATGGACAGGTAGGCTCTTCAGATAGTCCGTCAGAGGTCAACCCTCTACAGACCATTTAGAACCCACTTGAAGGATCCACCTGAGCAGTCGATCCAGCAGCTCCGAACACCTGCTGAGCTTCTCCTCCTGCTTGGCAACGCTGGCTCCACCCTCACTGCGATCCGACCAATAGAACGCCGAGATGCTGTCAATGAGAAGGAGCGCTACTCTGGAACGAGAAGACAAGGTGGTCTCCAGAAAATGGAGGGTGAGGAGGAGctgggaagaggaggagcagcggACCACCAGGAGGCGAGACAGACACGAGCGCAGAACCTCATCATCAGATCCGGCAGAACCACCTGGAGAGAAAGGAACCAGTCATGTTCTGGTAAGCTCATCTGAAGCCTTCAAACCCTGCAGATGTCGTTAGCTTCACCTGCGCTCAGTCGACTGTCCAGAACACTGGCCAGCCGGAACATGTCCAGACTGTAGTCTGTGTCCACAAAGACGACGTCCACCTCCAGACCGCCGGCCGCCTCCGGCAGGACGCAGCGACACAGCAGGTGGTAGAGCAGCTCCGTCTTTCCTGGAGACACCAGAACACAGGTCTCAAGTGGGTCAGGGCACGGCACCCGTGGAACCAATGAAACCTCACCTGTCCCCTCCGGACCGTACACCTCCACCACCTCCCCTGCCAGAGTCAGACACACAGTCAGAAGCAACCTGATTCCTGGTCAGCTGTGAAGAAGTGGGTGGAGTTACGTACCATGGTCAGGTCCTCCATCATCGGCAAACAGCCGAGGCTCAACGTCCTTCAGACAGCGCCGGGCCTCGAGACGagcaaacagctgcagagagaCACCAACACTTGGAGATTGAACAAACACTAGAATGTATACTGTACCACTGATGAAAGGACACTGCTGCCAAACTTGAGATgaacttttactttgaaaagcCTTAGGGCTAGACTGACTGCTGAACCTGACCTGGATATCTACTGTGAAAGTCCATTAAAACTTCACATCAAGTTTTAATGTCCagcttaataaaataatctgaaatgaaaaaaatattttgtaggtatttgttgttgttttgcagagCTGTAGATATTGTCTGTACTAGTAACTCTACAACTAACCGGAGTTGGAACTTCATTTTGAAAAGCCAGCAGAGACAGTTCCggtgttaaaatatttgtactcTAAACTCGGTCATGTAGCGATCTCTACCACCACAACCAAGTCACCTGTCCGCATCACAAGCTCACCTGAGTCCCGCTCTCACTCATCTCTGTCcaaacttcctcttcctcatgaTCTTTTGCGCGGGAACGCTTCGACTTCCGCTTGCTAGGTTTTAGCCGAGGAAGTTGCGGGAATATGATTTAGGTTCGATGCCGGTTCAGAAAAGCCCAGACGGATACattaaagagaaacaagaagCGTTGGTTTATTAAAGCGAAAAAATACCCAGTGAATCAGATTGTTGACAACACTTCCGGTTTACAAAATAAGACTCGGCTTTTCACGATAAAAGTGTGTATATGCATAAAGGGATAACCTATGCTTATAAAGAATATCTCAGCTTTTCTTCATccccaacaaaaaataaattataaataaaccaacttttccCTCCATATGGAGGAATAAGAGCGTCTATGAGGAAGGCGGCTGAGGTTAAAATGATGTAGATGGAGGGCCAACGCTGTAGATGTTATGAATATTGTGTTGAAACTGAAATAGCCAAGATCATTTATGAAGAATAGAAACAGTTTCTTTCTCTATGCAACCTTTTGTTCAGTAAGTCATGTGTTGGATTTTAATGCATTATTATATAGAGAACAGAGAAAATCAACAATGAGCGTCAAGTTTTAATGTCAagcttaataaaataatctccGATGAAAAAAAgtgtatatatattatatatatatatattataattatttatttatttatttatttattttttcccagagAAGTCAGGCCTCACTACCTAGTCTATGTGTCAGTGACTGACTGACGGCACCTGAACGCACCACGTCTCTCAGCGAATCCAGCAGACACGTCAGTGagtgtttaaattttattgacCTTAGAATTTCTCATAAAGGTCGGGTTtcatttctttacaaatataaaGATTCTTAGAGCTGTGggtgaagcagaaaaacaaacaggatcGGCAGAAAAATTTGCACTCTCCCTTTAACACAGGTCCAAactcctgctggttctggttcatctCTGCATGCCATGTATTCAGTACAACATCAGCGTGGTGATCTGTTCAAAACATCACTGAGAGTGCTGGTGAGAAAACATCTACAAAGAATCCAACCGGACAGCGCCCCCTTGTGGAGGATTAGTGCAGGAAGCTGATGGAGGCGGCAAGCCAAGACAGAAGTTCTATTAGAAACATTGGAGCAGTCTTGCAGACCCAATAGTGTCAACACAGCCAAATATGTGTTGACTGAAGGTCCAGAGCTCTGCTAGAGAGAACAAACATGAGGGAGGAGGAGCCCAGGAAGCCAGCAGGGTGGTCAGAGAGGACTGCAGCTCTGCAGGCAGGCTGACGATAGATGATAGAGAATCAGGAAGAAAGAAGGGAAACTGATCAACCTGCGGCCCTTTGTCAGTTCTGGCTCAGTTACACCTGCTGAGGCGTCTCAAGCTTCAGCAGCAGGTCTGGAGCCAAGAGAAACACCTGAGAGGACGCGATGAAGCCACAAGAAATTAGGAAGGAGTGGCTGCAGCAGGAAACCTCAGCACTACATGAGAAATGAAAGATAGCTAACATCAGCTAGCAGCAGCTGAGAACAAATACCAGCTAAAAACTAGCATAATCTAACAGTTAACAGCTGCTAAAAGCTAACACTGGCTCATAGCTAGTATTAGCTAATAACAGTAGCTAACAACAGCTGCCAACATGTAATAGTTGCCATCAGTTGAAAGCtagcagaagctaacagctaacaacATCCAACAGTTTGCGGCAGCTAATAGTTCACAGAGGCTAACAACTAAGAGCTTACAGCAGTTAATAGCTCACAATGGCTAGCTGGTAGATGGCAACAGCTAATAACTAACAGCTAGATGCAGCTAATAGATAACAGAAGTTTAACAGCTAATAGCTACCATCAGCTGTTAGGTAGCAGCAGCTATCTGTGGTGTAAATAAAAtggtgtctctgctgcagcagaatggtctttctttctgcagagaCAGTATGCTAACAAGCTCACAGGAATCACACAAAGCTAACAGTTAGGTGTGCGGTGCCGAGCAGACGGCATAGCGACCTCTCCATCAGGACATGATGCCGAAGACGGGGTTGTGTCGACAGATGCTGGGGCCGATCTCATCATAGTCCTTCTTGGAGTGACAGACCTGGAAGAACTCGGGCTGCAGGAACAGAAGCAACAGCAGAGCATGAGGGCAGCAGGAGAAGCTCAACGCTTCAGACCGGTTGAAGTTTGTTCATCCTCACCGTGGACGCCAACATGGAGCCTCCAAACCAGACAGCATAGCGCTGCATGTGATGGGTCACCACCTGGACCTCCATCGGCTTcggctgcagaaacacagacacGCTGAGATAAACCAGCACCAACATGCTTCTGCTGCTGACGGTCCAAGTCACTGAACAGAGACAGACGTCCCGCAGCATCATTCTGCCTTAACAGAAGCCAATGACTAGGAGGAGCTAGAAGGAGGGCAGGCGGCCGACGGTTCTGACCTTGATGCGTCCTCCGCTCAGCTCCTCACTCAACCTCAGCCGGGCGTCCGTCGTCCTCTTCAAGTCTCGCTGCAGCCGCCGCCCAAAGTCCCTGAACATGGTGGAGCCTCCGGATAGAACGATGTTCTGGAAACGGAGAAGCACAGGCTCAAGTCAGTCTGGCAGGAAACAGTCCAACACAGTGACACATCTTGCCACCAAACCATCTGTGTTTGAGGTAATGATAGTGGTTAGACTCGCCTTGTAGAGGGGCCGCCTCACATCGATGGGACAGCTTTGAATGACCTCATCAATGACATCAGAGATGGGCTGCATGAAATCTGGGTTGGCAAActggaaaacatggaaaaattattgaaattagCTTAAAATGAACATCAGCCAACACTTTAAACCGAAGTCCAACCTGTTCAAACTGAgctttaatttagtaaaaatatagTAAAATTGTGGAACGTCAGCATGTAGAACATGTAACTAAACAAGTATATTGAGAAATTAAGACACCAGCAATAAGCATGCAAAACTGCTTGCTTTatgggcgtgccgtggtggcgtagggcatagcgcaacccacatttggaggccttgagtcctcgacgcagccgtcgtgggtttgattcccggacctgactgacatttgccacatgttttccccctctctttccccctctcctgtcagcctactgtcacatatgggacactagagcccacaaagaCACAGCGCCCCTAGAGGTCTTGGACAAAAGTCCAGGTGAAGACTTCTGTCGTATTTCAACAGGCAATGCAGAAATTCAGCAACTTTGATcacaaaaatgttgacattaccaacaataaaaacctaataaaaaaaaaagccaagtgGACAGATTGCTAGTCTTTCATTGTCGTTAGTATCTACTTTCCTTTTCATGCACCTATTTTACTTGTAAGGATTACAGGTGAGGCACTGCTTCACTTGACTGCAGGTCACTGGATTCCTGCAGGTTGTAGAGGGAGAAAGGCAGATCCTTTCATCCCTGTTTACTGAGGCAGACATTCCATCTACTTTCCTCTGAACTTGATCCATTGATTGATAACTAGGATCAGTTGGGATGATGGTACCTCAATTTGAATTATGGGTTGATTATTCTGACTGTGTTTCTACAGCGAAACCAGGAAAAGCCTGAGATGTGACGTGTGAGTTGGTTCTGGGACCTCAGGATGGAAGAAGATCTCGGGTCCAAGGAAGCGTTCGTAGCCCACGTCAATGTGGAAGGGGGTCTTGGTGACTGCATTGATTCCTTGGTACTGCTTGATCCACTTCCCAGGGTCGGAGTCATACTTGGCGAACTCCCTCACGATGTCGGGACAGATGTAGCAGTACCGCTCCTAGATACGAGGGTAAACATGCGGTGAGCAGCGGAGGAAACAGAAGAAGACAGCGAGCAGCAACAGAGAAACACCTTGATGGCTTTGGCGGTTTCCAGTGACTGCTCTGGAGGAATGCCCGCCTCTCTGTCCCTGAGCAGCTGCTGGATGAAGAAGGTAATGTCTCGCCCTGCGACGGGGATGTGTTTTATACAGCTGCCAATCACGTAACCCTCGGCCTGCCGCAGACAACCAATCAGTGAGCAATGTCCGCTGCAGCACAGCTGTTGAAGGTGAGTGCGGCTCTAACCACAGGAATGGCGTGCGTCACTCCATCTCCGCTGTCGATCACAATGCCAGTAAGGGTCCGCTGTCCCACCTGGCGAGATGTCCAGGACGCCGCCAAGGCCAGCACCGCCTGTGGGAGGAACACAGTTACCCAGGGAGCTCTGTAGCATCCTGGAACACTCAGGTGGCTCTCACCTGCACTGCGATGTAGAGCCCAGGTACATTGAAGGTTTCAAACATGATCTCAGCCAGGTACTCTCTGTTTTCAGGAGTGTTGAGAGGAGGCTCTGTCTGCTCAGGTagacccaaacacacacacagaggtgagaacaagaagaagaaaatatccaCTCACCTGTTGCCTCTTTAGAGACCTTTCTACCTGGACAGGAGGCACTGCCATTAAACTTCTGCTGAAAATCACAACATAGGTTGTTCTAATGCCAGAACATAGACTGTCCCAGAAAGTAGATTGTACTGATACAAAAACATGGACTGTAATAACACCAACACATATACAGTACCGACACCACGACGTAGATCGTACTGACTCTATAAGGTAGACCATACCGACCCAAGGCTGTAGAAATCCATGAACAACAGACGCTACAGCTCTCACACTCTCATctttttcagtaatatttattttacatttccagGAAGCTGACTTTCATTAAGACCCCTTACTACCCAGCGTGTTCTTCACATGACCTTTGGAGCGGCTTCACTTTGGATCCTTGAGAACTCACTGTATCCCTCAGGAAGGAACCTGATACGTTTTCATTGATGCCCagagctccccctgctggccttTGGGAGACCCAGGAGTCACCTGGAAACCTGCTGCAGTGTCTGAATAGCATAATGGAAAACCTCAAACCTTTCTTAGAACAATGAACCCTACTGGAGCTGTGGACACCCAGTGGAACGTCAACATCTCTAAGCCTCATCATGTGACCGGTGTCCTCGTGGCCTTGAACCCTTCCTGATGCTCAGCTCCTGAATGTGAAGGGGACTCTTGCTGGGCTCAGTCTTCAGACACCTGACTGGTTGTGATTTGCTACTGGATTGTAAACCAAAACCCCATTTCAGAAAGGGAGGGACAGATATTTGTGTCACTATATAAAACCTGTAAGTCCTGTAGATAAATAAGTAGGGTGCTCTGATGTAGGATTTCtctcttttataaaacatttaaggaCTGTAAGGCAGTTCGTTTTAGATTCTAGTGTTGGATCAGCCTGTCTTAATTACTTTAAATTGCAGTTGTGTTGACATCACACAGAGTCTGTACCATCAGGAAGCTGTGGTCCTCTGGCTCGGCCCTCAGGTACTTGAAGATGACCTGCTCCATGAACTTCTCCATCAGATCCCAGTCCTCCACCATCCCATGACGGATGGGCCACTGAACAGCAAACCGACAGCGACGTCAATCTGCTGACCCAACCAGCttccatcctcttcctcctccaccagcTCACCTTGGTTGCATAGTTGGGTTTATCGATGGCTTCGTCTCCGATGTAGAAGTCCAGGTCGTCCACTCCTCTGGCCAGCCTCCTCTGGGCCTGCTCGCCAACGCTGGCTGACTCCTTGATGGCGATGCCTGGCGGAGACCGCAAAGGAGTCCAGGTTGGTTCTGTTCAGCAGAAGCAGACGGTCTAACTGAGGAGGCTCAGCTGGTACTCACAGGACGGCATGATGAACTGTGGCTCCGTGTTTCCTGCGTAGCCGATCTTAGTGTATCTGCAGTCAGAAGGAGAGAGCAGCAGATCAGCCCAGACAGGAGCAATCAACACACAGACTCACTGATTGGAGCAAAACAAGCAGGAAATAAGGCTTACTAAGAACAAATCTGGAGGACTTTGGTTGTGGTTCCGACCCGGCAGAAACACTAAACAGCTAAAACGCTGTGGTTCCGACCCAGTAGATCATTCAAATTCCAATCATTCCAATTTAcaaatctggaaataaaaatgatattagCAATTACCACACTATTTCTCTTCTTCCAACTTTATCAAATGTTCTTGAAATACGTGTCCATAGCAGATTAACTGAATATTTGAATAAACCTTTCATTCTTTCAGATTCACTGGATGGATTCAGGAAAAAGCGCTCAGCCTGTTTGGGTATTTTGGACCTTACTGAAAAAATTATTGATACACGAGAACAGGGAGGTTAGGGTGCTGGCATTTCTTGGTCCTTTCTAAGATTTGACACAgtagattttaataaattagtgGGCAATATATTAATCCCACTATGGGATTAGAGAAGTGGCTTATAGCTGGTTTAAAAGTTACCTTTTTGATAGACATCATTATGTAGTTATTAATCACCAAAACATGCTCTTCATTATTTATATTGATGACTTTGTAAACTCTTCTAAAAAAATTTCATAAGGTTATTTTACTGATGATACAAACTTGCTTTTTTCACATGCAAATATAAATGAACTACAGTAAATAGTAAATGTAGAATTGTAGAAAATAGATACCTGGTTTAGTTTTCTCCTAACATCAacaaaactcattttattttgtttagtccgaatatatttttatcaatcTTAAAATTGGAAATGAGGAAATAATGAGAGCGAGTTCTACAAAGTTCCTGGGGGTCTTCATAGACGAGTTCTTAACTTTTTTAACCTGGTATCTATAAAACTCTTGTTGAGCCTCATATCAACGACTGTAATGTTATACGGTGCAACATTTAGCCCAGGTATCTCAGGAAACTCGAGATCCTTCAGAAGAAGATAATAAGAGTCGTGTCCTGGTCCCAGTTTAACGCCTCCCATCTCTCCCATCTCCTCcagttaactgaaataaatatgagCCAGACTGCCTGCATGATGTTGTAAACAAAACTAATCATAGATTGACACAGCTTGTTCCAATCAGCATACTAATaactctaaaataaatacatttttatctatggtttaaaaaaacaaaacaaaaaacttattaTTACAAGACAAACTTTTGTTTGGAGGATCCAAAGGTTTGGAATGAGCTCCACCAGATTAAAAGGGTTGAAACTCATctccacttttttaaaataaattaaagattaaattgctttatttatatatttgcaaTCAGTTGTAGGACTGGGATAGTATGAGGAATGAAGATGTTcctttcttaataaaaatgtatgaattttATATTCACAAGCTTTAAATAGCTTCTTTGAGGACCTGATTCACTCACCATGATTTAGTTATGATCTGTATTATCTGGTCAAACATGTTATGAGCTCATTATGGAATTTATTAAATTGTGTGAGTGAATAAACTGAATACCCGGAAAATACTGTGGCACcgacccagcagaaccagccCGGGCCAAACAGTGTGAACCAATgagcttgttg
Coding sequences within:
- the xrcc2 gene encoding DNA repair protein XRCC2 encodes the protein MSESGTQLFARLEARRCLKDVEPRLFADDGGPDHGEVVEVYGPEGTGKTELLYHLLCRCVLPEAAGGLEVDVVFVDTDYSLDMFRLASVLDSRLSAGGSAGSDDEVLRSCLSRLLVVRCSSSSQLLLTLHFLETTLSSRSRVALLLIDSISAFYWSDRSEGGASVAKQEEKLSRCSELLDRLLRDYRITIFATCHPIRRSTSGPPFSSEVDRSHLCRAWQRLVTHRLVCSRQEAEHNPATGNEGSGEQRNRQVFTVNCSSWTGTRGSRVSSFRVTDGGVEFIWTHRPPPGLSAVL
- the actr3b gene encoding actin-related protein 3B isoform X1, whose amino-acid sequence is MTLQLPPCVIDCGTGYTKIGYAGNTEPQFIMPSCIAIKESASVGEQAQRRLARGVDDLDFYIGDEAIDKPNYATKWPIRHGMVEDWDLMEKFMEQVIFKYLRAEPEDHSFLMTEPPLNTPENREYLAEIMFETFNVPGLYIAVQAVLALAASWTSRQVGQRTLTGIVIDSGDGVTHAIPVAEGYVIGSCIKHIPVAGRDITFFIQQLLRDREAGIPPEQSLETAKAIKERYCYICPDIVREFAKYDSDPGKWIKQYQGINAVTKTPFHIDVGYERFLGPEIFFHPEFANPDFMQPISDVIDEVIQSCPIDVRRPLYKNIVLSGGSTMFRDFGRRLQRDLKRTTDARLRLSEELSGGRIKPKPMEVQVVTHHMQRYAVWFGGSMLASTPEFFQVCHSKKDYDEIGPSICRHNPVFGIMS
- the actr3b gene encoding actin-related protein 3B isoform X2 gives rise to the protein MPSCIAIKESASVGEQAQRRLARGVDDLDFYIGDEAIDKPNYATKWPIRHGMVEDWDLMEKFMEQVIFKYLRAEPEDHSFLMTEPPLNTPENREYLAEIMFETFNVPGLYIAVQAVLALAASWTSRQVGQRTLTGIVIDSGDGVTHAIPVAEGYVIGSCIKHIPVAGRDITFFIQQLLRDREAGIPPEQSLETAKAIKERYCYICPDIVREFAKYDSDPGKWIKQYQGINAVTKTPFHIDVGYERFLGPEIFFHPEFANPDFMQPISDVIDEVIQSCPIDVRRPLYKNIVLSGGSTMFRDFGRRLQRDLKRTTDARLRLSEELSGGRIKPKPMEVQVVTHHMQRYAVWFGGSMLASTPEFFQVCHSKKDYDEIGPSICRHNPVFGIMS